A single Tenacibaculum sp. 190524A02b DNA region contains:
- a CDS encoding four helix bundle protein, whose amino-acid sequence MRDYKKYDVWKKSHELALEIYNQTKSFPKEEMYGITSQLRRASLSIPTNIVEGTSRNSEKEFAQFINIASGSSAEVEYLLEFSKANNYLSEQQHITLNKEIIAIRKMLYVLYKKLKN is encoded by the coding sequence ATGAGAGACTATAAAAAATATGATGTTTGGAAAAAATCACATGAATTAGCTTTGGAAATTTACAACCAAACAAAAAGTTTTCCTAAAGAAGAAATGTACGGAATAACTTCACAGTTAAGAAGAGCATCACTTTCAATCCCTACCAACATTGTAGAAGGAACAAGTAGAAATTCTGAAAAAGAATTTGCCCAATTTATAAACATAGCATCCGGATCATCAGCAGAAGTTGAGTATTTATTAGAGTTTTCAAAAGCTAATAACTATTTATCAGAACAACAACATATAACATTAAACAAAGAAATAATAGCTATTCGAAAAATGCTATATGTATTATATAAAAAATTAAAGAATTAA
- a CDS encoding arginase: MKEIKIIKNRSDIGAGTRGSDMGIDAIEIAAINKKSSYFEEHEFEDVITENESIYNKVNNSFAKRIGNVFNQCKRLSNHVKVNLQEGKFPIVLSGDHSSALGTISGVKAANSTKRVGVIWIDAHGDLHSPYTSPSGNIHGMPLAAVIADDNLDCQINDVDRETAEYWDRMKNIGVFGQKVNPEDVVFFGVRDTEEPENKQMEKHGIKNYQVAEVRFRGLETCIDEALDKLSECDVLYVSFDVDAMDCDMISYGTGTPVPRGFDDQEIKDMINRLLRSKKVACVEFVEVNPLLDFKGNKMAETAFEILEDITETIKELS; this comes from the coding sequence ATGAAAGAAATAAAGATTATAAAAAATAGATCAGATATTGGAGCAGGTACTAGAGGTTCTGATATGGGGATAGATGCTATAGAAATAGCAGCAATTAATAAGAAAAGTAGTTATTTCGAAGAGCATGAATTTGAAGATGTAATAACAGAAAACGAGTCTATTTACAATAAAGTAAATAATTCTTTTGCTAAAAGAATTGGTAATGTTTTTAATCAGTGTAAAAGATTATCAAATCATGTGAAAGTTAATTTACAAGAAGGTAAGTTTCCTATTGTTTTATCTGGAGATCACTCTTCTGCTTTGGGAACTATTAGTGGTGTTAAAGCAGCAAATTCAACCAAGAGAGTAGGAGTAATCTGGATAGATGCTCATGGTGACCTGCATTCACCTTATACTTCTCCTTCAGGTAATATTCATGGAATGCCTTTAGCTGCAGTAATAGCTGATGATAACCTAGATTGTCAGATTAACGATGTTGATAGAGAGACGGCAGAGTATTGGGATAGAATGAAAAATATTGGTGTTTTTGGACAAAAAGTTAATCCAGAGGATGTCGTGTTTTTTGGGGTAAGAGATACAGAAGAACCAGAAAACAAACAAATGGAAAAGCATGGTATTAAGAATTACCAAGTAGCAGAAGTTCGTTTTAGAGGTTTAGAAACTTGTATTGATGAAGCTCTTGATAAGCTTAGTGAGTGTGATGTGCTTTATGTTTCTTTTGATGTTGATGCTATGGATTGTGATATGATTTCGTATGGTACAGGTACTCCAGTTCCAAGAGGTTTTGATGACCAAGAAATTAAAGATATGATTAATAGATTACTAAGAAGTAAGAAAGTAGCTTGTGTTGAGTTTGTTGAAGTAAATCCTTTATTAGATTTTAAAGGAAATAAAATGGCTGAAACTGCTTTTGAAATTTTAGAAGATATTACAGAGACAATTAAAGAATTATCATAG
- the moeB gene encoding molybdopterin-synthase adenylyltransferase MoeB — translation MMLTLEEQKQYNRHIILDTIGKEGQLKLKQAKVLVIGAGGLGCPILQYLTAAGVGTIGIIDDDVIDQSNLQRQILYTIDDIGKSKAKIAANRLAKLNPFVHFNVYKEKLTNQNAISLFNLYDIIVDGSDNFATRYLTNDAAVITNKPLVYGAIFKFEGQVSVFNYQGSATYRCLYPTPPKPDESPNCSEIGVLGVLPGIIGSLQANETIKIICGIGEVLANKLLMYDTLSMRQMLLKFEKTAQANITELDNDYDFFCGIKTTSNEITQEELQNNIDKYQLLDVRENWEREEQHIGGLHIPLGELPARYNEINTQKPIVVYCKSGIRSLQAIHFLETQSDDFKLLNLKNGLH, via the coding sequence ATAATGCTAACACTAGAAGAACAAAAACAATACAACCGTCATATTATCCTAGACACCATAGGAAAAGAAGGACAATTGAAATTAAAACAAGCAAAAGTATTAGTAATAGGAGCTGGTGGATTAGGCTGCCCAATCTTACAATACTTAACAGCAGCAGGTGTAGGCACTATTGGAATTATTGATGACGATGTTATTGATCAAAGTAACTTACAAAGACAAATTTTATACACCATAGATGACATTGGTAAATCTAAAGCAAAAATAGCAGCCAATAGACTAGCTAAGTTAAATCCATTTGTTCATTTTAACGTCTATAAAGAAAAACTAACCAATCAAAATGCTATTTCCTTATTCAATCTATATGACATCATTGTAGACGGAAGTGATAACTTTGCTACCAGATACCTAACCAATGATGCAGCAGTTATTACCAACAAACCTTTAGTTTACGGAGCTATATTTAAGTTTGAAGGACAAGTAAGTGTTTTTAATTACCAAGGCAGTGCTACCTACAGATGCCTATACCCTACTCCTCCCAAGCCCGATGAATCACCAAACTGTTCAGAAATTGGTGTTTTAGGCGTATTACCTGGTATTATTGGAAGCTTACAAGCCAATGAAACCATTAAAATAATATGCGGAATTGGAGAAGTTTTAGCAAATAAACTATTAATGTACGATACGTTAAGTATGCGTCAAATGCTATTAAAATTTGAAAAAACGGCACAAGCAAATATTACAGAATTAGATAACGATTACGATTTCTTTTGTGGCATAAAAACCACTTCTAATGAAATTACACAAGAAGAACTCCAAAACAATATTGACAAATACCAACTATTAGACGTAAGAGAAAATTGGGAACGAGAAGAACAACATATTGGTGGCTTACACATTCCATTAGGAGAACTCCCAGCTCGTTATAATGAAATAAACACACAAAAACCAATCGTGGTTTACTGCAAATCAGGAATCAGGAGTCTACAAGCCATTCACTTTTTAGAAACCCAATCCGATGATTTTAAATTACTCAATCTAAAAAACGGCTTACACTAG
- a CDS encoding helix-turn-helix domain-containing protein: MKKIVAYCPLSNAVKVFSGKWKLFIIVRLIDGPLRYGQIKVDCENISEKMLTNQLKELEEDGIVNRKVYAEVPPKVVYSLTPLGKELLEALVPLYDWGIKNLDNKEVPFILNN, from the coding sequence ATGAAAAAAATAGTAGCATATTGCCCTTTGAGTAATGCCGTAAAAGTTTTTAGTGGAAAATGGAAGCTTTTTATTATTGTAAGACTCATTGATGGTCCATTAAGGTATGGACAGATTAAAGTAGATTGCGAAAATATTTCAGAAAAAATGTTAACTAATCAATTGAAAGAATTAGAGGAGGATGGTATTGTTAATAGAAAGGTTTATGCAGAAGTACCTCCCAAAGTAGTATATTCATTAACACCATTAGGGAAGGAACTATTAGAAGCTTTAGTTCCTTTGTATGATTGGGGAATTAAGAATTTAGATAATAAAGAGGTTCCTTTTATTTTGAATAATTAA
- a CDS encoding citrate synthase — protein MSDIAKLQIGENTYEFPLIKGTENETAIDIKTLRGASGGIITVDPGYKNTGSCQSAITFLNGEEGVLRYRGYSIEELAEKADFLEVAYLLIFGELPNKEQLDKFYRDILDNAIVDDDIKKILDAFPRNAHPMGVLSSLTSALTAFNPSSVNVDSEEDMYNAIVKIMGKFPVLVAWTMRKKQGLPLNYGSKKLGCVENVMKMMFEKPNEEYEINPIVLNALDKLLILHADHEQNCSTSTVRIVGSSHAGLFASLSAGISALWGPLHGGANQAVLEMLEAIKADGGDTKKYMAKAKDKNDPFRLMGFGHRVYKNFDPRARIIKKAADEVLNDLGVKDPILDIAKGLEQEALNDEYFVKRKLYPNVDFYSGIIYRALGIPVEMFTVMFALGRLPGWIAQWREMRLRKEPIGRPRQVYTGENYRPFVELDKR, from the coding sequence ATGTCAGATATAGCAAAATTACAAATTGGCGAAAACACTTATGAGTTCCCGTTAATTAAAGGGACAGAAAATGAAACTGCAATTGATATTAAAACCCTAAGAGGAGCTAGTGGTGGTATTATAACTGTTGATCCAGGGTATAAGAATACAGGTTCTTGCCAAAGTGCTATTACATTTTTAAATGGAGAGGAAGGAGTATTAAGATATAGAGGATATTCGATTGAAGAATTAGCAGAAAAAGCAGATTTTTTAGAAGTTGCTTATTTATTAATTTTTGGTGAATTACCAAATAAGGAACAACTGGATAAGTTTTACAGAGATATTTTAGATAACGCTATAGTTGACGATGATATTAAAAAGATTTTAGATGCATTTCCAAGAAATGCACACCCAATGGGAGTTTTATCATCTTTAACATCTGCATTGACTGCGTTTAATCCATCTTCTGTAAATGTAGATTCAGAAGAGGATATGTATAATGCCATAGTTAAAATTATGGGTAAATTTCCTGTGTTGGTGGCTTGGACTATGCGTAAAAAGCAAGGGCTACCTTTAAATTACGGATCTAAAAAATTAGGATGTGTTGAGAATGTTATGAAAATGATGTTTGAAAAACCTAATGAAGAATATGAAATCAATCCAATAGTATTAAATGCTTTAGATAAGTTATTAATCTTACATGCTGATCATGAGCAAAACTGTTCTACCTCTACAGTAAGAATTGTAGGGTCTTCTCATGCAGGTTTATTTGCATCTTTATCAGCAGGTATTTCAGCTTTATGGGGACCTTTACATGGTGGTGCTAATCAAGCAGTATTGGAAATGTTAGAAGCAATTAAAGCTGATGGAGGAGACACTAAGAAATACATGGCTAAAGCTAAGGATAAGAATGACCCTTTCCGTTTAATGGGATTCGGACACAGAGTTTATAAAAACTTTGATCCAAGAGCAAGGATCATTAAAAAGGCGGCTGATGAAGTATTAAATGATTTAGGGGTTAAAGATCCAATATTAGATATTGCTAAAGGACTAGAGCAAGAAGCACTTAATGATGAATACTTTGTGAAAAGAAAATTATATCCAAATGTAGATTTTTATTCAGGGATAATATACAGAGCTTTAGGAATTCCTGTTGAAATGTTTACAGTGATGTTTGCTTTAGGTCGTTTACCAGGTTGGATAGCACAGTGGAGAGAAATGAGATTACGTAAGGAACCTATTGGGCGTCCAAGACAAGTATATACTGGAGAAAACTACAGACCTTTTGTAGAGTTAGATAAAAGATAA
- a CDS encoding MBL fold metallo-hydrolase has protein sequence MKKTSTLLLCIVFFNLSCNTSLLQFKNNNYEQKTKLHYIRQATSILEISTKKIIIDPVFAQKGVLAPIPFSNNKRNPLNNLPISKEKILKNTDAILLTHYHPDHFDSVAENTIPKNMKIFCQPYDKEKLQQKGFTNISSIQNSLQWQGIKMQRFKVQHHEGATGLPPFGESSAFLIEFKKQKIFISGDSILDKKLENILENTTPHYIIANTGACTFSKPNPVLTPGMHMTFTKEELINISKIIPKTKIIPIHMDAINHCGLTKKELQSYINTQHSEIKHRIIIPKEGETLTL, from the coding sequence ATGAAAAAAACATCCACTCTATTACTATGCATAGTATTTTTCAATTTATCATGCAATACATCATTGCTGCAATTCAAAAATAACAACTATGAACAAAAGACAAAACTACATTATATTAGGCAAGCCACATCAATACTCGAAATTAGCACAAAAAAGATAATAATTGACCCTGTTTTTGCCCAAAAAGGAGTTCTAGCTCCTATTCCATTTTCTAACAATAAAAGAAACCCTCTTAATAATTTACCTATCTCAAAAGAAAAAATACTTAAAAATACTGATGCTATTCTTTTAACACATTATCACCCTGATCATTTTGATAGTGTAGCTGAAAACACAATTCCTAAAAATATGAAAATATTTTGCCAACCCTACGATAAAGAAAAACTACAACAAAAAGGATTTACAAATATTTCTTCTATCCAAAACTCTTTACAGTGGCAAGGAATTAAAATGCAACGTTTCAAAGTACAACATCATGAAGGGGCTACAGGGCTACCTCCTTTTGGTGAATCATCGGCTTTCTTAATCGAATTTAAAAAACAAAAAATTTTTATAAGCGGAGATAGTATTTTAGATAAAAAATTAGAGAATATATTGGAAAATACAACTCCTCACTATATAATAGCTAACACAGGAGCTTGTACTTTTTCAAAACCAAATCCAGTGTTAACTCCTGGAATGCATATGACATTTACTAAAGAAGAACTTATAAATATTTCAAAAATAATCCCTAAAACTAAAATAATCCCAATACATATGGACGCTATTAATCACTGTGGATTAACAAAAAAAGAATTACAATCTTACATCAACACACAACACAGCGAAATAAAACACCGAATCATAATTCCAAAAGAAGGTGAAACACTTACCCTTTAA
- the thiH gene encoding 2-iminoacetate synthase ThiH has product MLANKEETKSQESKAKSQRLTANNQKPKAFTQVFNTYNWDETLHSIFTKTSTDVEQALAKEKRNLEDFKALISPAAKSYLEQMAQMSRMLTKKRFGNTIQMYAPMYLSNECQNICTYCGFSLTNKIPRRTLTDDEILKEVNFLKQKGYDHILLVTGEANRTVGVDYIKNAIQLIKSEVSNITIEVQPLDQDEYELLIEEGLYAVLVYQETYHRQEYKKHHPKGKKSNFDYRLETPDRLGRAGIHKIGLGALFGLEDWRADSFFTALHLRYLQKTYWKTKYSISFPRLRPHSGGLEPKVEMTDADLVQLICAFRLLDEDVELSMSTRESEVFRNNIVNLGATSMSAESKTNPGGYTVEPQSLEQFEISDERSTEEIVAMLKKQGLEVVWKDWEHFN; this is encoded by the coding sequence ATGTTAGCTAATAAAGAAGAAACCAAAAGCCAAGAATCAAAGGCAAAAAGCCAAAGGCTAACAGCTAACAACCAAAAGCCAAAAGCCTTCACCCAAGTCTTCAACACCTACAACTGGGATGAAACCCTACACAGTATTTTCACCAAAACCAGTACAGACGTAGAACAAGCTTTAGCAAAGGAAAAACGCAACTTAGAAGATTTTAAAGCACTCATTTCACCAGCAGCAAAATCCTATTTAGAGCAAATGGCACAAATGAGTCGTATGTTAACCAAAAAACGATTTGGAAACACCATTCAAATGTACGCCCCAATGTACCTTAGTAATGAGTGCCAAAACATATGTACATACTGTGGCTTTAGCCTAACTAACAAAATACCAAGAAGAACGCTTACAGATGATGAAATCTTAAAAGAAGTAAACTTTCTAAAACAAAAAGGATACGACCATATACTATTAGTCACTGGAGAAGCCAACCGAACAGTAGGAGTCGATTATATAAAAAATGCCATTCAATTAATAAAATCTGAGGTATCAAACATTACTATTGAAGTACAACCATTAGACCAAGACGAATACGAACTCTTGATTGAAGAAGGACTATATGCAGTATTAGTATATCAAGAAACCTACCACAGACAAGAATATAAAAAACACCATCCTAAAGGAAAGAAATCAAATTTTGATTACCGATTGGAAACACCAGACAGACTTGGTAGAGCAGGCATTCACAAAATAGGTCTAGGCGCTTTATTTGGTTTAGAAGACTGGAGAGCCGATAGTTTTTTTACCGCTTTACACCTAAGATATCTTCAAAAAACCTATTGGAAAACCAAATATTCCATTTCTTTTCCAAGACTTCGTCCACACTCTGGCGGATTAGAACCTAAAGTAGAAATGACAGATGCTGACCTTGTGCAATTAATCTGTGCATTCAGACTATTAGATGAAGATGTAGAACTATCCATGTCTACCAGAGAAAGTGAAGTATTTAGAAATAATATTGTTAATTTGGGAGCCACTTCTATGAGTGCAGAATCTAAAACAAACCCTGGAGGCTACACTGTAGAACCACAATCATTAGAACAATTTGAAATTTCAGACGAAAGAAGTACAGAAGAAATTGTAGCCATGTTAAAAAAACAAGGCTTAGAAGTCGTTTGGAAAGATTGGGAACATTTTAATTAA